The following coding sequences lie in one Methylotuvimicrobium alcaliphilum 20Z genomic window:
- a CDS encoding FkbM family methyltransferase, translating to MKETQQTELKTLDKPWGHYAPTAATRVLRLIAVLGASRGQLRKWVARQWKKSGWHFVDYEKQGIRYRLDILNNTTDEKILTSSKIYDKEEIEFLAERGSGLNSCFVDVGANTGYYSLSLAQKGFKKILAIEPNPPTLSLLKKNVELNGLESVIEVIPVCVGEEGDVSFYSTGVLGGASRLAPSASAGEITLPSLPLEKILLMQGIDKISSLKIDIEGYEDRALAPFFLHAPESLWPIRIVIEDCHKDKWETDVVELMLEKGYRLVKQTRGNAFLEKDE from the coding sequence ATGAAGGAAACTCAACAAACCGAGCTGAAGACGCTAGACAAACCTTGGGGGCATTATGCGCCAACTGCGGCAACGAGGGTTTTGAGGTTGATTGCCGTATTAGGGGCAAGCCGAGGTCAATTAAGGAAATGGGTGGCTAGACAATGGAAAAAGTCGGGTTGGCATTTTGTCGATTATGAGAAGCAAGGTATCCGGTATCGATTGGATATTCTCAATAATACGACAGATGAAAAAATTCTCACATCTTCAAAAATTTATGATAAAGAAGAGATCGAATTTCTAGCTGAACGAGGCTCGGGGCTAAATTCGTGTTTTGTCGATGTGGGGGCGAATACCGGTTATTACTCCCTGAGTCTTGCGCAAAAAGGGTTTAAAAAAATTCTGGCAATCGAACCGAACCCGCCGACCTTGAGCTTGTTAAAAAAGAATGTTGAGCTCAATGGGTTAGAGTCTGTGATCGAAGTCATACCGGTTTGTGTCGGCGAAGAAGGCGATGTGTCTTTTTATTCAACGGGCGTATTAGGCGGGGCCAGTCGGCTTGCGCCATCGGCATCTGCCGGAGAAATAACGCTACCTTCTCTTCCGCTTGAGAAAATTTTGTTAATGCAAGGTATCGATAAAATTAGCTCATTAAAAATCGATATTGAGGGTTACGAAGATCGAGCCTTAGCGCCGTTTTTTTTGCATGCGCCCGAGTCGCTTTGGCCGATACGAATTGTCATCGAGGATTGTCACAAAGATAAATGGGAAACGGATGTCGTCGAGCTCATGCTTGAAAAGGGCTATCGTCTCGTCAAGCAAACAAGAGGCAACGCTTTTCTGGAAAAAGACGAATAA
- a CDS encoding ISAs1 family transposase: MLPTDCSLIKHFSNVTDPRIERKKLHQLMDIIVLTVCASLSGAEGWEAIEEFGHNKLDWLRQFVPLKNGIPSHDCLAYVISRLSPKEFQRCFIDWVNAIREVIPDEVIAIDGKTARRSHDRKRGQNPLHMVSAWGCANGLVLGQEATEEKSNEITAIPKLLALLELKGCIVTIDAMGCQRTIAEQIVDQGGDYCLGLKGNQGELHEAVEDFFNTAKQANFNHVEYAYHEEIDNDHGRLETRRYWITEELCTLPKTELWKELRSIGFVERECHIGDKVTIEQRCFINSIKADAQLFARAVRHHWGIENQLHWRLDVVFREDDNRIRKGNAAAIMTTIRHICVNLFQQEESKLSMKKKRLKAAWNDRYRAKLLLGM, translated from the coding sequence ATGTTACCAACGGACTGCAGTTTAATTAAGCACTTTTCCAACGTGACTGATCCCCGAATTGAACGTAAGAAACTTCATCAGTTGATGGATATCATTGTACTCACTGTTTGCGCCTCGTTAAGCGGTGCTGAGGGTTGGGAAGCCATTGAAGAGTTTGGCCATAATAAATTAGATTGGTTAAGGCAGTTTGTACCGTTAAAGAATGGCATTCCATCGCATGATTGCTTGGCGTATGTCATTTCTCGATTGTCACCGAAAGAATTTCAACGTTGCTTTATAGATTGGGTGAACGCCATTCGCGAAGTGATACCCGATGAAGTGATTGCGATAGATGGCAAAACCGCACGCCGTTCGCATGACCGCAAACGCGGCCAAAATCCGTTGCACATGGTCAGTGCCTGGGGTTGTGCGAATGGATTAGTGCTCGGCCAAGAAGCGACCGAAGAAAAGTCGAATGAAATTACCGCAATCCCGAAGCTATTGGCTTTGCTAGAACTCAAAGGTTGTATTGTGACCATTGATGCCATGGGCTGCCAGCGCACGATTGCTGAGCAAATCGTCGATCAAGGCGGTGATTACTGTTTGGGCCTGAAAGGCAATCAAGGCGAATTGCATGAAGCCGTCGAGGATTTTTTCAACACGGCCAAGCAAGCGAATTTTAACCACGTCGAATACGCTTATCACGAAGAAATCGACAACGACCATGGGCGTTTAGAAACCCGCCGTTATTGGATTACCGAGGAGCTTTGTACGCTCCCGAAAACGGAGCTCTGGAAAGAATTACGCAGCATTGGCTTCGTGGAGCGCGAATGCCACATCGGCGATAAAGTAACAATCGAGCAGCGTTGTTTCATTAACAGCATTAAAGCCGATGCGCAGCTATTTGCGCGGGCTGTGCGCCATCACTGGGGTATTGAAAACCAATTGCACTGGCGCTTAGACGTGGTCTTTCGAGAAGATGACAACCGAATTCGAAAAGGTAATGCCGCCGCGATTATGACCACCATCCGGCATATCTGTGTCAATCTGTTCCAGCAAGAGGAATCTAAACTCAGCATGAAAAAGAAAAGACTCAAAGCCGCCTGGAACGATCGCTACCGCGCTAAATTGCTGTTAGGAATGTAA
- the corA gene encoding magnesium/cobalt transporter CorA, which translates to MTQPFSLSSSSEKFGLAPGSVIHVGERLETAGKIKLIEFSKDILIEQEIKTVSELTPSKDKPTVSWFSITGLHDVELIEQLGKEFAIHQLVLEDIANTHQRPKVEEFDDIIFIVLRVIRFDAESLTFDNEQFSLILGSNFILTFEESESDLLHPIIRRIQNSRGKFRSQGADYLSYSIIDLVVDHYFLIEDSLDEIVENLEDQLLLSPSPDMLNTIQKLKRGMIFVRRAVSPLREVLNGLLRSESDLIRDTTKVYLRDVYDHTIRVAEGLDTYRDLIAGLLEIYLSSLSNKMNEVMKVLTVFATIFIPLTFLAGVYGMNFDYMPELKWAWSYPVFWSISLATAIGLLVFFRRKKWL; encoded by the coding sequence ATGACCCAGCCCTTCTCTTTAAGCAGTTCTTCCGAAAAATTCGGTCTTGCGCCGGGCAGCGTCATCCATGTCGGCGAAAGACTGGAAACGGCCGGTAAAATCAAACTGATCGAATTCAGTAAAGACATCTTGATCGAACAAGAGATCAAGACCGTTTCGGAGTTGACTCCGTCGAAAGACAAACCTACCGTTTCATGGTTCAGCATCACCGGTCTACACGACGTCGAGTTGATCGAACAACTCGGGAAAGAGTTCGCTATTCACCAACTGGTACTGGAAGACATTGCCAATACCCATCAACGGCCCAAAGTAGAGGAGTTCGACGATATTATTTTTATCGTGCTCAGGGTCATACGATTCGACGCGGAATCTCTGACTTTCGATAACGAACAGTTCAGCTTAATACTCGGCAGTAATTTCATCTTGACCTTTGAAGAATCGGAATCGGATCTACTACATCCGATAATCCGAAGAATCCAAAACAGCCGGGGGAAATTTCGTAGTCAGGGTGCGGATTATTTGAGTTACAGTATTATCGACTTGGTCGTGGATCACTATTTTTTGATCGAAGACAGTCTGGATGAAATTGTCGAAAACCTCGAAGATCAATTGCTCCTTTCGCCCTCGCCCGACATGCTGAATACGATTCAAAAGTTGAAACGAGGCATGATTTTCGTTCGAAGAGCGGTTTCGCCGCTTAGAGAGGTTTTGAACGGTCTGCTTCGTTCGGAATCCGACCTAATACGCGATACGACCAAAGTATATCTGCGCGACGTTTACGACCATACGATTCGCGTCGCCGAGGGACTGGACACTTACCGGGATTTGATCGCCGGCCTGCTGGAAATTTATTTGTCCAGTCTCAGCAATAAAATGAATGAAGTCATGAAAGTATTGACCGTTTTTGCGACGATTTTTATACCGCTAACCTTTCTGGCCGGCGTTTACGGCATGAATTTCGATTACATGCCGGAACTGAAATGGGCCTGGTCTTATCCGGTATTCTGGTCAATCAGTCTGGCTACGGCAATAGGCTTGTTGGTTTTCTTCCGGCGTAAGAAATGGCTTTAA
- the rimK gene encoding 30S ribosomal protein S6--L-glutamate ligase, translated as MKIALLSRNSKLYSTRRLIEAAEARDHQIEVIDVLRCYMEITSTKPGIHYKGTVLEGFDAVIPRIGASVTFYGTAVLRQFEMMGTYPLNESVAISRSRDKLRSLQLLSRKGIGLPVTGFAHKPDDIEDLIKMVGGAPVVIKLLEGTQGIGVVLAETKKAAESVIEAFMGLKADILVQEFIKEAAGADIRCFVIGDKVVATMKRQGGEGEFRSNLHRGGTSSLVRITPEERSIAVRAAKTMGLNVAGVDMLRSNHGPVVMEVNSSPGLEGIETATGKDIAGMIISFIEKDSLGKSTRTKGKG; from the coding sequence ATGAAAATTGCATTGCTTTCAAGAAATTCTAAGTTGTATTCCACGCGGCGATTGATAGAGGCGGCGGAAGCAAGAGACCATCAAATTGAAGTTATTGACGTGTTGCGCTGTTATATGGAAATTACGTCGACAAAACCGGGCATTCATTACAAAGGTACGGTATTGGAGGGATTCGATGCGGTGATCCCTAGAATCGGCGCGTCGGTAACGTTTTATGGTACGGCGGTGTTGCGCCAGTTTGAAATGATGGGGACTTATCCGCTCAATGAATCGGTTGCGATTTCAAGGTCTCGGGACAAGCTACGTTCATTACAGTTATTATCCCGCAAAGGTATCGGTTTGCCGGTGACCGGTTTCGCGCATAAGCCGGACGATATTGAAGATTTGATCAAAATGGTCGGAGGGGCTCCAGTGGTCATTAAGCTTCTCGAAGGGACTCAGGGGATCGGCGTGGTACTGGCCGAAACGAAAAAAGCGGCGGAAAGCGTTATCGAAGCTTTTATGGGCTTGAAAGCCGATATATTGGTTCAGGAGTTTATCAAAGAAGCTGCCGGCGCCGATATTCGTTGTTTCGTAATCGGCGATAAAGTCGTAGCGACAATGAAACGGCAAGGTGGCGAAGGCGAGTTTCGTTCGAATTTACATCGGGGCGGGACTTCATCGTTAGTTCGGATTACGCCGGAAGAGCGCTCGATCGCGGTTCGCGCGGCCAAGACGATGGGTTTAAATGTCGCGGGCGTCGATATGTTGCGTTCGAATCATGGACCTGTCGTGATGGAAGTTAACTCCTCGCCGGGTTTGGAAGGCATCGAAACGGCAACAGGCAAAGATATTGCAGGCATGATTATTAGCTTTATCGAAAAGGATAGTCTCGGCAAATCCACTCGTACCAAAGGTAAGGGCTGA
- a CDS encoding carbonic anhydrase family protein, protein MTFPMEMHIVNYAPPLDETEIPHYLIIGVLFKMGKKNAFIQEVLDSIPAHEHETTYIKHDSVHLKDLFMENINREFNNFYYYKGSLTTPPYTESVNWFVLKHIIEASPEQIAKINRIEGNNARHIQQRHNRIVE, encoded by the coding sequence GTGACATTTCCGATGGAAATGCATATCGTCAATTACGCGCCGCCGCTAGATGAGACAGAAATACCGCACTACCTGATCATCGGCGTGCTGTTCAAGATGGGCAAGAAAAATGCGTTCATTCAGGAAGTATTGGACAGCATTCCCGCTCATGAACACGAGACAACCTACATCAAGCACGACTCGGTTCATCTAAAAGATTTATTCATGGAAAATATCAACAGAGAATTCAACAACTTCTACTACTACAAAGGCTCGTTGACCACGCCGCCCTATACCGAATCGGTCAATTGGTTCGTGCTGAAGCACATCATCGAAGCCTCCCCCGAGCAGATAGCGAAGATCAATCGTATCGAAGGCAACAATGCGCGTCACATACAACAAAGACATAACAGAATCGTCGAATAA
- a CDS encoding SRPBCC family protein, with protein MKQLLIILFNFLIFPVAALAHGPTPQKAKESITIEAPADKVWNAVKQFGSIADWHDDIQKSEGDGKHESGGKRTLTFTDGEQLVDELDYYSDENREYSYRLNKENIKALPVSSYSIELQVAPGESDSSSIVTLKSRFYRGDTGNTPPEHLSDEAAVKAMTQYFKNGLASLKKVVEN; from the coding sequence ATGAAACAGTTACTGATTATTCTATTCAATTTCCTGATTTTTCCTGTGGCTGCCTTGGCGCACGGACCGACACCGCAAAAAGCCAAAGAGAGTATTACCATCGAGGCGCCGGCGGATAAGGTTTGGAACGCGGTCAAGCAATTCGGTTCAATCGCGGATTGGCATGACGATATACAAAAAAGCGAGGGCGACGGTAAGCACGAATCAGGCGGCAAGCGCACGCTGACTTTTACCGACGGCGAACAACTCGTCGATGAGCTCGATTATTACAGCGACGAAAACCGCGAATACAGTTACCGCCTGAACAAGGAGAATATCAAGGCGCTACCGGTCAGCTCCTATTCGATCGAACTGCAAGTTGCTCCGGGCGAGAGCGATAGCAGTAGCATCGTGACCTTGAAAAGCCGGTTTTATCGCGGCGATACCGGCAACACACCACCCGAGCATTTGAGTGACGAAGCGGCGGTCAAAGCGATGACACAGTATTTCAAGAACGGTTTGGCCAGCCTGAAAAAGGTTGTCGAAAATTGA
- a CDS encoding MBL fold metallo-hydrolase RNA specificity domain-containing protein: MNKLTFLGATGQVTGSCYLLESNAKRILIDCGIFQGGKAADKQNRSRFPFNPSSIDAVVLSHAHLDHSGRLPQLYKDGFRGDLFLTEGSVRLVELLLKDAALLQLRDTEWENKRRQRSGKKLLEPLYSLEDVEALLKLRKPIAYRKPTEIFPGLSVTFHDAGHILGSAIVELKSNDGPQQKTLVFSGDLGNPHSPLLYDPEQLTEADILLLESTYGDRDHKPLDTTLDELREILIAAQDNGGNVIIPSFAVGRTQDLIYWLGKLYREGALPQQQVFLDSPMAIEASKIYDDLSHLFNDDDPEFKHIAKRKNGWQTWLPNLIYSESTEDSMAINRIVGGSIIIAGSGMCTGGRIRHHLKYNLWRRDAHVVFVGFQAQGTLGRTLIEGQKNLKILDSKIHVQATIHTLGGLSAHADQSQLLRWASVFKDPKPRLYLIHGELNASHSLRTCFHRTGWDATLPEVGQTIEF; the protein is encoded by the coding sequence ATGAATAAACTCACTTTTCTCGGCGCCACCGGCCAGGTGACTGGTTCCTGTTATCTGTTAGAATCGAACGCTAAACGCATTTTGATCGATTGCGGCATCTTTCAAGGCGGCAAAGCAGCCGACAAGCAAAACCGCTCCCGATTCCCTTTTAACCCATCGAGCATCGATGCGGTCGTGTTATCGCACGCTCATCTTGATCACTCGGGCCGTTTGCCGCAACTTTATAAAGACGGTTTTAGAGGCGATCTTTTCCTGACCGAAGGCAGCGTTCGTCTGGTCGAACTATTACTCAAAGACGCCGCTTTACTACAGCTGCGCGATACTGAGTGGGAAAACAAACGGCGCCAACGTTCCGGAAAAAAATTGCTCGAACCTCTCTATTCGCTCGAAGATGTCGAAGCCCTGCTGAAACTTCGCAAGCCCATCGCTTATCGCAAACCGACTGAAATCTTCCCTGGCTTGTCGGTCACTTTTCATGATGCCGGACACATTCTCGGATCGGCGATTGTTGAATTGAAATCAAACGACGGCCCGCAACAAAAAACCTTGGTCTTTTCCGGCGATCTCGGAAATCCGCATTCGCCTTTACTATACGACCCGGAACAACTCACCGAAGCGGATATTCTGCTATTGGAATCTACATATGGCGATCGCGATCACAAACCATTAGATACGACGCTCGACGAATTACGCGAAATACTTATCGCAGCTCAAGACAACGGCGGTAATGTGATCATTCCGTCATTCGCGGTCGGACGCACTCAAGACTTGATTTATTGGCTCGGTAAACTTTATCGGGAAGGCGCGCTGCCGCAACAGCAGGTATTTCTCGATAGCCCGATGGCGATCGAAGCCAGCAAAATTTACGACGATCTTAGCCACTTGTTCAACGACGACGACCCCGAATTCAAACACATCGCCAAACGCAAAAACGGCTGGCAAACCTGGCTGCCGAATCTAATCTATTCCGAATCGACTGAAGACTCAATGGCGATCAACCGCATCGTCGGCGGCAGCATCATCATCGCCGGCAGCGGCATGTGTACCGGCGGACGCATCCGCCATCATCTTAAATACAATCTCTGGCGCCGCGATGCGCATGTCGTATTCGTCGGCTTTCAGGCACAGGGCACCCTGGGGAGGACCTTAATCGAAGGTCAGAAAAACTTGAAAATTTTGGACAGTAAAATCCATGTGCAAGCCACTATTCATACGCTCGGCGGCTTGAGCGCACATGCCGATCAAAGCCAATTGCTTCGTTGGGCCTCGGTATTCAAAGACCCGAAGCCGCGGTTGTACTTGATCCACGGCGAACTCAATGCCTCGCATTCGTTACGCACATGTTTTCACCGTACCGGCTGGGACGCTACGCTTCCCGAAGTCGGACAAACCATTGAGTTTTAA
- the rimO gene encoding 30S ribosomal protein S12 methylthiotransferase RimO: MSAPHIGFISLGCPKALVDSERILTKLRSEGYEVSPSYKEADLVVVNTCGFIDAAVEESLDSIGEALAENGRVIVTGCLGAREDEIRARHPQVLKITGAHALEEVVAAVHEHLPPIHDPFTSLVPPQGIKLTPKHYAYLKISEGCNHRCTFCIIPSMRGDLVSRPINEVMFEAERLANAGVKELLIVSQDTSAYGLDLKYRTGQWRGREIRTRFYELSEALGDLDVWVRMHYVYPYPHVDEVIPLMADGKILPYLDIPFQHADSRILKLMKRPAAAENNLERINAWRKICPDITIRSTFIVGFPGETEQEFEQLLQFLTDAQLDRVGCFAYSPVKGAVANDLSGQLPEAIKQERLARFMEHQAQISAAKLRRRIGRVETVIIDEVVEEGAVARSKADAPEIDGQVFIDGAVHLKVGDFATVEMEESDEHDFWARLI, from the coding sequence ATGAGTGCTCCGCATATAGGATTTATTAGTTTGGGTTGCCCTAAAGCCTTGGTCGACAGCGAACGGATATTAACCAAGCTTCGATCCGAAGGCTATGAAGTGTCCCCGAGTTACAAGGAAGCCGATTTGGTAGTCGTCAATACTTGCGGCTTTATCGATGCAGCTGTCGAAGAATCGTTGGATAGCATTGGCGAAGCATTAGCCGAAAATGGACGAGTCATTGTAACCGGCTGTCTTGGGGCTAGAGAGGACGAGATTAGAGCCAGGCACCCGCAGGTATTGAAAATTACCGGCGCGCATGCGCTGGAAGAAGTCGTTGCGGCCGTTCATGAGCATTTGCCGCCGATACACGATCCGTTTACCAGTCTTGTGCCGCCGCAAGGGATTAAATTGACGCCCAAGCATTATGCTTATTTGAAAATTTCCGAAGGTTGCAATCATCGTTGCACTTTTTGCATCATTCCGTCGATGCGCGGCGATTTGGTTAGCCGTCCTATCAACGAAGTCATGTTCGAGGCCGAACGACTGGCAAATGCCGGGGTTAAGGAATTACTCATCGTCTCACAGGATACCAGTGCTTACGGGCTCGATCTGAAATACCGGACAGGACAATGGCGAGGCAGGGAGATTCGGACTCGTTTTTACGAATTGTCGGAAGCCTTGGGAGACTTAGATGTCTGGGTCAGAATGCATTATGTGTATCCCTATCCGCATGTCGACGAAGTTATCCCGTTGATGGCTGACGGTAAAATCCTACCTTATCTGGATATTCCGTTTCAGCACGCCGATAGTCGCATACTGAAGTTAATGAAGCGACCGGCGGCTGCCGAAAACAATTTAGAACGCATTAATGCCTGGCGGAAAATTTGCCCGGATATTACGATTCGCAGTACCTTCATAGTCGGTTTCCCTGGCGAAACCGAGCAAGAATTCGAGCAGTTATTACAGTTTTTGACTGACGCACAGTTAGATCGGGTGGGTTGTTTCGCGTATTCGCCGGTTAAAGGTGCGGTGGCCAACGACTTATCGGGTCAACTTCCTGAGGCGATTAAACAAGAAAGATTAGCCCGGTTCATGGAGCATCAGGCGCAAATTAGTGCTGCGAAATTGCGTAGGCGGATCGGGCGCGTCGAGACCGTTATTATCGATGAAGTCGTCGAAGAAGGTGCTGTCGCGCGAAGCAAAGCGGATGCGCCGGAAATCGACGGGCAAGTTTTTATCGACGGCGCGGTACATCTAAAAGTCGGTGATTTTGCAACAGTGGAAATGGAGGAATCGGACGAGCATGATTTTTGGGCGCGCTTAATTTGA
- a CDS encoding succinylglutamate desuccinylase/aspartoacylase family protein has protein sequence MAELFIGGQKIKAGERRTLDIPLPNLYTHTVVPMTVHVINGRQSGPKLFVCAAIHGDEINGIEIIRRLLQSPALRSIRGTLIAVPIVNIYGFVRHSRYLPDRRDLNRVFPGSDKGSLAGRLASIFFHEIVEQCTHGIDLHTGAIHRDNLPQIRADLNEGEETENLAKSFAAPVILNSDVRDGSLRAIAAEHKIPLLVYEAGEALRYDELSIRIGLRGIIRVMRQLGMIRQETAKRKSRLPEPVIARSSYWARSSKSGLLRAMVSLGAKVNKGETLGAVSDPFDLEDDNITAQNSGIIIGKTNLPIVTEGEALFHIARFGKADNAADVVEQYQHEFDPMNEAYEWSEAPIV, from the coding sequence ATGGCGGAATTGTTCATCGGCGGTCAGAAAATTAAAGCCGGCGAACGCAGAACGCTGGATATTCCGTTGCCGAATCTTTATACCCACACCGTTGTTCCGATGACGGTGCATGTGATCAACGGTCGGCAAAGCGGCCCGAAACTATTCGTTTGTGCGGCGATACACGGCGACGAGATCAATGGCATCGAAATCATTCGTCGTTTGCTGCAATCGCCGGCGTTGCGGAGCATCAGGGGCACTTTGATTGCGGTACCGATCGTCAATATCTATGGCTTTGTTCGGCATTCTCGCTATTTACCCGATCGCCGCGACTTGAATCGAGTTTTCCCCGGATCCGATAAAGGCTCCTTGGCAGGTAGGTTGGCGTCGATTTTTTTTCATGAAATTGTCGAGCAATGCACGCATGGTATCGATTTGCATACCGGTGCAATTCATCGCGATAATCTGCCGCAAATTCGTGCCGATTTGAATGAAGGCGAAGAAACGGAAAATTTGGCGAAATCTTTTGCGGCCCCGGTTATTTTAAATTCGGATGTGCGGGATGGTTCGTTACGGGCGATCGCCGCAGAACATAAAATTCCATTATTGGTATATGAAGCCGGCGAAGCCTTACGCTATGACGAGCTGTCGATCAGAATCGGGCTGCGCGGCATCATCCGTGTAATGAGGCAATTAGGCATGATTCGTCAGGAAACAGCCAAGCGAAAAAGCAGGCTTCCGGAGCCTGTCATTGCGCGTTCGAGCTATTGGGCTAGGTCCTCTAAAAGCGGCTTGTTAAGGGCGATGGTATCGTTGGGCGCTAAAGTCAATAAAGGCGAAACGCTCGGCGCGGTTAGCGATCCGTTTGATCTTGAAGACGATAATATTACAGCTCAGAATTCCGGCATTATCATCGGCAAGACTAATCTGCCGATCGTTACCGAAGGCGAGGCGTTGTTTCATATAGCCAGATTCGGTAAAGCCGACAATGCCGCCGACGTCGTCGAGCAATATCAGCATGAATTCGACCCGATGAATGAAGCTTATGAGTGGTCTGAAGCCCCGATTGTTTGA
- the accA gene encoding acetyl-CoA carboxylase carboxyl transferase subunit alpha, translated as MDLKFLDFEQPIAELEAKIRELRRVEFDNDINISDALEQLENKSKLLTESIFAELSDWQISQLSRHPGRPYTLDYIDLMFTDFHELHGDRAYADDPAIVCGLARLEGQPVMIIGHQKGRDTKEKIYRNFGMPRPEGYRKALRVMKMAERFGLPIICLIDTPGAYPGIGAEERGQSEAIARNLFEMARLKTPVICTVIGEGGSGGALAIGVGDRLLMLEYSTYSVISPEGCASILWKSAEKSQLAAEAMGITSDRIREQGFLDEMVREPVGGAHRDFQTTAMHLREALLRHLEQLRNEPVEQLLAHRYQRIMNFGAYIEEPGK; from the coding sequence ATGGATCTAAAATTTCTTGACTTCGAACAACCCATCGCCGAATTAGAAGCGAAGATTAGAGAACTTCGTCGTGTCGAGTTTGATAACGATATTAATATTTCCGACGCGCTTGAGCAGCTTGAAAACAAAAGTAAATTATTGACAGAATCTATTTTTGCCGAATTGAGCGATTGGCAGATTTCGCAACTCTCGAGGCATCCCGGGCGTCCTTATACGCTCGATTATATCGATTTGATGTTTACCGATTTTCATGAATTGCACGGTGATCGGGCTTACGCCGACGATCCTGCAATCGTGTGCGGTTTGGCTCGTCTGGAAGGGCAGCCGGTCATGATCATCGGTCATCAAAAAGGCCGCGACACGAAAGAAAAAATTTATCGTAATTTCGGCATGCCAAGGCCGGAAGGTTATCGTAAGGCGTTGAGAGTCATGAAGATGGCTGAGCGTTTTGGTTTGCCGATCATTTGTTTGATCGATACGCCGGGCGCTTATCCGGGAATTGGGGCAGAGGAACGTGGACAAAGCGAGGCGATTGCTCGAAATTTGTTTGAAATGGCGCGATTAAAGACCCCGGTTATTTGCACAGTTATCGGCGAAGGCGGGTCCGGCGGCGCGTTGGCGATCGGTGTCGGAGACCGTTTGTTGATGTTGGAATACAGCACTTATTCTGTGATCTCGCCGGAAGGTTGTGCATCGATTCTGTGGAAAAGTGCGGAAAAGTCGCAATTGGCGGCCGAAGCGATGGGCATCACTTCCGACCGTATTCGTGAACAAGGCTTTCTTGATGAAATGGTTCGCGAGCCGGTGGGCGGCGCGCATCGAGACTTTCAAACGACGGCAATGCATTTGCGTGAGGCGTTGTTACGTCATTTGGAGCAGTTAAGGAACGAGCCGGTCGAACAATTACTGGCACATCGCTACCAACGAATCATGAATTTCGGTGCTTATATTGAAGAGCCGGGTAAATAA